In Nitrosococcus halophilus Nc 4, the genomic stretch AAGCTGTTTTCCCGCTGTCAAGCTGTAGGATAGACGCATAAATTGCCCTGTTTCATGGGGGGCATCCTTCATTTTCGATAGCATCGAAAACCTCACGGATACTTTGTTCACTTACGATTACCCTTACTTTTCGTCGAATCACTTGGCAGCCTAGATAGAATAGAGAGAGCACGCGCCGATGTTTTATCGAATTGGCCTGAAACTGATAATGTAATTGTTGCCGCTCTGTCAGCCAACCCACGGCCCAGGCCACCATGCCTGCCAAAGCCGCAATCAACAGCAACACCTCAATGCGGTGCGGGTCACGACTATAGGCCAGATTAAAACTGAAGCCATAGGCTGGACTTTTCAAATCCCGGAACCCTTCTTCAATCTGCATCCGCGTACGATAGAGTTTCACCACGCGCTTGGCCGATTGACGACCGCACAAGGAGCTGGCCAACAACCACGGCTCCTTCGCCGCCAGACGGTATTCGGCTATCGACTTGCCATGCCGACCCCGGGCTTTTCCTTTGAACAAATAGAACCTACTCTTTAACGGGTTCTTACGACACATCTCTACCGCTCCGAGTGCCTTCGCTCGGCCACTGGCTTGCGCCCATAATTCTCGGCAGGGCCGCCATTCCCGCTCCCCCACCGGTCGGTAGGATTTTCGCCCCCGGATCCGGCCTACGTAATCCCAGCCATAACTCACAATTTGCTTAAACCAGGGATTATGAAATCCGGCGTCCGTGATAATCACGGGCCGACTCGCCGCCGGTAACAACGCCTTGAGCGTCTTTAAAAAAGCTCGCTGCACGCGCTCATTCCCCTGCTGCGATTGCGCATGGACCGTCTCATACAGGGTCAACGCCCGTCCCGGCGCCACTAATGCTGCCCGCAATACATACAAGTCTGTGTTCGGTAGATGACTCCAATCTACCAGTATCCACGGCCGCCGTTTGTTTCCCACCAGCTGCTTGACTAACGCCTCATACACCGCTTTGCTTTGGGCTTGGACGTACTTATTCCCCATAAATCGGTCCGACCGCCGTATCCCACTGCGCTCTTGAATCGGTAACTTCAATGACCGACCCAGCTGGGTTACCGATAACCGCTTCGTCTCCAAGACCGTCTCCACCAACAACACCAACGTCCACAAGCGTTTTAAATGCATGATCTCCGACAACATCCGGTGTAAAATCTTCTTCACAGGCACGGGAACAACCTCTCTTCGGTTTTTAATCGTGACCCGTATGAGATCAGATGTCTCCGTGCCTGTCTACTCCTTCTATTCTTGCAACCGCTTGTTTCTTAATTAAACAATTCCCTTTTATCCGTCTA encodes the following:
- a CDS encoding IS4 family transposase, translated to MKKILHRMLSEIMHLKRLWTLVLLVETVLETKRLSVTQLGRSLKLPIQERSGIRRSDRFMGNKYVQAQSKAVYEALVKQLVGNKRRPWILVDWSHLPNTDLYVLRAALVAPGRALTLYETVHAQSQQGNERVQRAFLKTLKALLPAASRPVIITDAGFHNPWFKQIVSYGWDYVGRIRGRKSYRPVGEREWRPCRELWAQASGRAKALGAVEMCRKNPLKSRFYLFKGKARGRHGKSIAEYRLAAKEPWLLASSLCGRQSAKRVVKLYRTRMQIEEGFRDLKSPAYGFSFNLAYSRDPHRIEVLLLIAALAGMVAWAVGWLTERQQLHYQFQANSIKHRRVLSLFYLGCQVIRRKVRVIVSEQSIREVFDAIENEGCPP